GATAGACCATTTCGTAGACGATATATTTGGGCTAATCGGGGTTGAAAGGCTAAAGCGGGAGTATGATAAGGAGAATGGGCTGTGTTGTGCTGAGGTATTCCGGATGGCAAAGGGACCAGCGCTGGCAGATGATGTGCAGAAGCGGAATATAGATGATATGGTGAAAGTCGGAGCTGAGTATTGTGTGTTCAACTGCCCAGCTTGTTGGGATTCTTTAGCCGAGAAGGTTGTTAAAGCTGGCATCAAGCCGATCCATATGATTGACTTATGCAAGCTGGCGATGGGGGAAGAGCAATCACTGAAACTACCTGAATTAGCAGTGGAGGTGTAAAGCCATGGTAACTACGAGTGCTATATATGAATCTTTAGTCAAAACAGTCGGCAAAAACTACGTTTCCAACCAGAAAGAAGAGCAGTATTTCTATGCTCGGGATGGTGGCTTGATGCCAGCACATGAGCCGGATTACGTGGTGCTGCCCAGGACAACCGAAGAAGTACAGGAGATAGTTAAGCTGGCGAATAGAGAGAAAGTGCCGATAGTTCCCAAAGGAGCAGGTCTGGCATTAACTGGCCTGGTTATACCTCAGAAGGGTGGAATCTTATTGGACATGAAGAGAATGGACAGGATTCTGGAAGTGAATGAGAAGGCTAGGTATGTAGTCGTTGAGGGTGGAACTACACACGGTGCACTAAAGAGTTATTTACAGAAGCATCATCCCGACTTGAGACATAGCATACCAGATTCGCCGCCAGTAGCCACGGTGGTGGCCAATGTGGTGATACATGGGCAGGGGCGTCTGTCACAGCAACACGGCTTTAATTCGGACATGGTCTCCGGCTTGGAAGTGGTATTACCAACAGGGGAGATTTGTCGTATTGGCTCGTGCTCTGTGTCGTCGTACTGGTTCTCGAAAGGGCCTCCGTTGCCTGACCTCAGTGGACTCTTCCTGGGATGGTTCGGTACCACTGGCATTATCACTAAACTTGGTCTGAAGCTTTATCCCTGCAAGAAGATAAGAGATGTAATGCTGTTCCTGACAGACAGAGTTGAGTTGGTTCCAGATATCATGCTCAAGCTCAGCCATACTGAAATGGTTGAAGATGTCACTATTTCAGCTCAGCCGTTACCCTTAAGGTACAAAGGGACTTTCTGGATAATGGCTTACATTACCGGAGATTCAGGAGAAGAGCTTGAGTTTAAGCGGAAGATGGTCTGGGACGCGCTTTGGGGTTATTTTGAGAGCCGAGATCTAGGTCCGTTGAGCGTTTCACCAGATATGAAAGCACCGCTGATGTCTATGCCATCGAAGGATATAACGAGATTCGCTGATGTGGCCAAAGGCGGTGGATTTCAATATGCTGGCCCTATAACCCCCATTGAGAAGTTTCCTGCTTTCATTAAGAAGTTGGATGAGGTGGCCAAAAAATATAACGTCTTTTATGCTTCTACGACACGACTTATCGGTGCCGGGCACTGCATGATGTTCTCCTTTTCCTTCTCTTTCAACAGAGCCAACCCAGATGAGATGGCCAGAGCTAAAGAGGCTTTGGATGAATGCAGCAAATTCGCTCTTGAGGAAGGGGGCGTTCTTTGGAAGGCAGACCTGGACGAACAGAAGATGCTGATGGCGAAGATGGACCCGAATACGCTTAGCCTGATGAAAAAGCTAAAACAGCTCTTAGACCCCAACGGAATCATGAATCCCGGTAACTGGGAGGT
This is a stretch of genomic DNA from Chloroflexota bacterium. It encodes these proteins:
- a CDS encoding FAD-binding oxidoreductase; this translates as MVTTSAIYESLVKTVGKNYVSNQKEEQYFYARDGGLMPAHEPDYVVLPRTTEEVQEIVKLANREKVPIVPKGAGLALTGLVIPQKGGILLDMKRMDRILEVNEKARYVVVEGGTTHGALKSYLQKHHPDLRHSIPDSPPVATVVANVVIHGQGRLSQQHGFNSDMVSGLEVVLPTGEICRIGSCSVSSYWFSKGPPLPDLSGLFLGWFGTTGIITKLGLKLYPCKKIRDVMLFLTDRVELVPDIMLKLSHTEMVEDVTISAQPLPLRYKGTFWIMAYITGDSGEELEFKRKMVWDALWGYFESRDLGPLSVSPDMKAPLMSMPSKDITRFADVAKGGGFQYAGPITPIEKFPAFIKKLDEVAKKYNVFYASTTRLIGAGHCMMFSFSFSFNRANPDEMARAKEALDECSKFALEEGGVLWKADLDEQKMLMAKMDPNTLSLMKKLKQLLDPNGIMNPGNWEVK